A stretch of Ipomoea triloba cultivar NCNSP0323 chromosome 11, ASM357664v1 DNA encodes these proteins:
- the LOC115997044 gene encoding protein LAZ1-like isoform X2, with protein MRWMTSLLSSSFEHWASDWVGQSLLSSYSTPIWATLIGGFFTLLSLALSIYLLLEHLSAYKNPEEQKFLIGVILMVPCYAIESFVSLLNPSISVYIEILRDGYESFAMYCFGRYLVACLGGEERTLEFMEREGRIGSKVPLLEDGHERGIINHPFPMNYILKPWKLDRGVYEVIKFGIVQYMIIKAFTAIAAVILQAFNVYCEGEFKWNCGYPYLAVVLNFTQSWALYCLVQFYTITKNELSHINPLYKFLTFKSIVFLTWWQGVAIALFCSLGIFKSPIAQALQFESSIQDFIICIEMGIASVVHMYVFPAKPYELMGERFAGAVSVLGDYLSADCPIDPEELRDSERPTKLRLPHPGIDDSNKTAIRESARDVFIGAGEYVNCE; from the exons ATGCGGTGGATGACCTCACTGTTATCATCGTCATTCGAGCACTGGGCTTCCGATTGGGTCGGGCAGAGCTTGCTAAGCAGCTACTCGACTCCTATATGGGCAACTCTGATCGGAGGATTCTTCACTCTTCTCTCTCTCGCCCTGTCTATTTACCTCCTGCTCGAGCACCTCTCTGCTTACAAGAACCCCGAG GAGCAAAAGTTTTTGATTGGAGTAATATTGATGGTGCCGTGCTATGCTATTGAATCT TTTGTGTCCCTGCTGAATCCATCAATCAGTGTCTACATCGAGATATTACGTGATGGATATGAGTCCTTTGCTATGTACTGCTTTGGAAGATATCTTGTTGCCTGTTTAG GTGGGGAAGAGAGAACACTAGAATTTATGGAGAGGGAAGGACGCATAGGTTCAAAGGTACCACTACTAGAAGATGGTCATGAGAGGGGAATTATAAACCATCCTTTTCCGATGAATTACATTTTAAAGCCATGGAAACTGGACCGAGGGGTTTATGAAGTTATAAAGTTTGGGATTGTTCAATAT ATGATAATAAAAGCATTCACTGCTATTGCAGCAGTAATTCTTCAAGCTTTCAATGTCTATTGTGAAGGAGAATTCAAATGGAACTGTGG GTACCCTTACTTGGCTGTGGTTTTAAATTTCACTCAGTCATGGGCATTGTATTGCTTGGTTCAATTCTATACCATTACAAAGAATGAGTTGTCTCATATCAATCCACTGTACAAATTTTTGACATTCAAGTCAATCGTGTTTTTGACTTGGTGGCAAGGTGTGGCTATTGCCCTTTTTTGTAGTCTTGGTATCTTCAAAAGCCCAATTGCTCAAGCATTGCAGTTTGAATCAAGCATTCAGGactttattatttgtattgag ATGGGCATCGCTTCTGTGGTACACATGTATGTTTTTCCTGCAAAACCATACGAGTTGATGGGTGAGCGCTTTGCTGGTGCTGTATCAGTACTAGGGGACTACCTATCTGCTGACTGCCCAATAGATCCCGAGGAGCTTAGAGACAGCGAGCGTCCAACTAAACTGCGTCTTCCCCATCCCGGTATTGATGATTCTAACAAAACAGCAATCAGAGAGAGTGCTCGGGATGTTTTTATTGGTGCTGGTGAATATGTAA ATTGTGAATGA
- the LOC115997045 gene encoding putative F-box protein At1g49610, with amino-acid sequence MDAKRCRTLRDQEKGNEDRLSVLPDSILLLILSLLPTRDAIKTSTLSRRWDRLWTSVSNLKFHLPSEQKTPKNFITSVHRALLLHEGQCISKFSIRFYYKEKFASHVDAWIRFATRKSVEVLHLDFTDRCTYTVGRDVPYAMPRHFFNNETFTELKLNFCSFKMHGVQLSWKSLRKLSLRQFVLSDDMVNGILAGCPILECLVLEQCSSLTFLSIPSAKLKSLTLCNMQTEIKIYASHLLSLTLSGYMHEAEHSIVDLSRLEYAKIDFNLMFFDVVDECEVEYFCRKLRNIIRNVCHAKTLALCQSCVQLLTACEVYSIQIPILKCKSLTLETSFRKHELIGITSLLQNSPGLENLIIIASNLYGFWCESDLTRKHPVDEQRFWDSQTDAFSSSLHHLRTVRLYSFMSWGVGSGCDIMDMSLGKLQKKIARELNLVKFLLTNFTVIERVDFYIKKDQNSKITKLREIIHTVSQAILVCPKASSLVEVVFW; translated from the exons ATGGATGCCAAGAGATGCAGAACTTTAAGGGATCAAGAAAAAGGCAATGAAGACAGGCTGAGTGTACTACCAGATTCCATTCTTCTTCTCATACTATCACTTTTGCCTACCAGAGATGCCATCAAGACAAGCACCCTCTCAAGAAGGTGGGACCGGTTATGGACCTCTGTGTCTAATCTGAAATTCCATCTACCATCAGAACAGAAGACGCCAAAGAATTTCATAACTTCTGTGCACCGCGCCCTTCTTCTACATGAAGGTCAATGCATCTCTAAGTTTTCTATCAGATTCTACTACAAGGAAAAGTTTGCTTCTCATGTTGATGCATGGATCCGCTTTGCAACAAGGAAAAGTGTGGAAGTGCTTCATTTAGATTTCACAGACAGGTGTACCTATACTGTTGGACGAGATGTTCCCTATGCGATGCCTCGTCATTTCTTCAACAATGAAACGTTCACCGAGCTGAAGTTGAACTTCTGTTCTTTCAAGATGCATGGAGTGCAACTTTCCTGGAAATCACTCAGAAAGCTATCTCTCAGGCAATTTGTACTAAGTGATGACATGGTTAATGGTATTCTAGCTGGATGCCCCATACTAGAATGCTTGGTTCTTGAGCAATGTTCCAGCTTGACTTTCCTGAGCATCCCTTCTGCAAAACTGAAAAGCTTGACGCTATGTAATATGCAAACTGAGATTAAAATTTATGCATCTCATTTGTTGTCACTAACACTTTCAGGCTACATGCACGAAGCTGAACATTCCATTGTAGATTTATCACGTCTGGAGTATGCCAagattgattttaatttaatgtttttcGATGTCGTGGATGAATGCGAAGTTGAGTACTTTTGCAGGAAATTAAGAAACATCATTAGAAATGTGTGTCATGCAAAGACTCTAGCACTATGTCAATCGTGTGTCCAG CTGTTAACAGCTTGTGAGGTTTACAGCATTCAAATTCCCATATTGAAGTGCAAGTCTCTGACACTGGAAACAAGTTTCCGTAAACACGAACTCATTGGGATAACCAGTTTACTGCAGAACTCACCCGGTTTGGAAAACCTAATAATTATAGCCAGTAACTTGTATGGGTTTTGG TGTGAAAGTGATCTAACAAGAAAACATCCTGTTGATGAGCAAAGATTTTGGGATTCACAGACTGATGCTTTCTCTTCTTCACTTCACCATTTGAGGACTGTTAGATTGTACAGTTTTATGAGCTGGGGTGTTGGATCAGGCTGTGATATCATGGATATGAGCTTAGGGAAATTGCAGAAGAAAATTGCAAGGGAATTAAACCTTGTGAAGTTTTTATTAACAAATTTTACAGTCATAGAGAGGGTGGATTTTTACATCAAGAAGGACCAGAACTCCAAAATTACCAAACTGAGAGAGATAATACATACTGTTTCCCAAGCTATATTGGTATGCCCAAAAGCTTCATCCCTTGTGGAAGTGGTCTTCTGGTAG
- the LOC115997044 gene encoding protein LAZ1-like isoform X1, with product MRWMTSLLSSSFEHWASDWVGQSLLSSYSTPIWATLIGGFFTLLSLALSIYLLLEHLSAYKNPEEQKFLIGVILMVPCYAIESFVSLLNPSISVYIEILRDGYESFAMYCFGRYLVACLGGEERTLEFMEREGRIGSKVPLLEDGHERGIINHPFPMNYILKPWKLDRGVYEVIKFGIVQYMIIKAFTAIAAVILQAFNVYCEGEFKWNCGYPYLAVVLNFTQSWALYCLVQFYTITKNELSHINPLYKFLTFKSIVFLTWWQGVAIALFCSLGIFKSPIAQALQFESSIQDFIICIEMGIASVVHMYVFPAKPYELMGERFAGAVSVLGDYLSADCPIDPEELRDSERPTKLRLPHPGIDDSNKTAIRESARDVFIGAGEYIVNDVKFTVNQAVEPMEKGFTKFNQKLHKISQNMKHAKNKRAKDDSSMATSSQTQRVIRGIDDPLLNGSFSDSGTPSRKKKQRRKTGYTSESGGESSSDCTSGGFQIRGRRWVTKD from the exons ATGCGGTGGATGACCTCACTGTTATCATCGTCATTCGAGCACTGGGCTTCCGATTGGGTCGGGCAGAGCTTGCTAAGCAGCTACTCGACTCCTATATGGGCAACTCTGATCGGAGGATTCTTCACTCTTCTCTCTCTCGCCCTGTCTATTTACCTCCTGCTCGAGCACCTCTCTGCTTACAAGAACCCCGAG GAGCAAAAGTTTTTGATTGGAGTAATATTGATGGTGCCGTGCTATGCTATTGAATCT TTTGTGTCCCTGCTGAATCCATCAATCAGTGTCTACATCGAGATATTACGTGATGGATATGAGTCCTTTGCTATGTACTGCTTTGGAAGATATCTTGTTGCCTGTTTAG GTGGGGAAGAGAGAACACTAGAATTTATGGAGAGGGAAGGACGCATAGGTTCAAAGGTACCACTACTAGAAGATGGTCATGAGAGGGGAATTATAAACCATCCTTTTCCGATGAATTACATTTTAAAGCCATGGAAACTGGACCGAGGGGTTTATGAAGTTATAAAGTTTGGGATTGTTCAATAT ATGATAATAAAAGCATTCACTGCTATTGCAGCAGTAATTCTTCAAGCTTTCAATGTCTATTGTGAAGGAGAATTCAAATGGAACTGTGG GTACCCTTACTTGGCTGTGGTTTTAAATTTCACTCAGTCATGGGCATTGTATTGCTTGGTTCAATTCTATACCATTACAAAGAATGAGTTGTCTCATATCAATCCACTGTACAAATTTTTGACATTCAAGTCAATCGTGTTTTTGACTTGGTGGCAAGGTGTGGCTATTGCCCTTTTTTGTAGTCTTGGTATCTTCAAAAGCCCAATTGCTCAAGCATTGCAGTTTGAATCAAGCATTCAGGactttattatttgtattgag ATGGGCATCGCTTCTGTGGTACACATGTATGTTTTTCCTGCAAAACCATACGAGTTGATGGGTGAGCGCTTTGCTGGTGCTGTATCAGTACTAGGGGACTACCTATCTGCTGACTGCCCAATAGATCCCGAGGAGCTTAGAGACAGCGAGCGTCCAACTAAACTGCGTCTTCCCCATCCCGGTATTGATGATTCTAACAAAACAGCAATCAGAGAGAGTGCTCGGGATGTTTTTATTGGTGCTGGTGAATAT ATTGTGAATGATGTGAAGTTCACTGTAAATCAAGCCGTGGAGCCTATGGAGAAGGGATTCACAAAGTTCAATCAGAAACTGCATAAAATCTCTCAAAACATGAAGCACGCCAAAAACAAGAGAGCCAAGGATGATAGTTCCATGGCGACATCATCCCAAACCCAGAGGGTTATACGTGGAATAGACGACCCTCTTTTAAACGGAAGCTTCAGTGACAGCGGGACACCCTCTAGGAAAAAGAAACAACGTCGGAAAACAGGATACACAAGCGAAAGCGGTGGCGAAAGCAGCAGCGATTGTACTTCTGGTGGTTTCCAAATACGCGGCCGCAGGTGGGTTACCAAAGACTAG
- the LOC115997411 gene encoding external alternative NAD(P)H-ubiquinone oxidoreductase B1, mitochondrial-like, with translation MGAFSFLSRVLHTKPSNYSKLLILVSVSSGGLIAYAEAHSNNETKIVEQSQPEPKKKKVVVLGTGWASISFLKDLDVSSYDVQVVSPRNYFAFTPLLPSVTCGTVEARSIVEPIRNILKKGNGKIQFWEAECLKIDAKEKKVHCRSHIDENLVGKNDFSLDYDYLIVAVGARVNTFNTPGVLEYCHFLKEVEDAQRIRRAVIDCFEKAVLPGLSDEERRTNLHFVIVGGGPTGIEFAAELHDFVHEDLVRIYPGVKDLAKITIIQSGDHILNTFDERISTFAERKFQRDGIEVLTGCRVVSVSDKFINMKVKATAENVKVPHGMVVWSTGVGTRPVVTDFMEQIGQTNRRALATDEWLRVKGCEGAYALGDCATVDQRKIMEDITTIFKAADKDNSGTLTVDEFEDVIEDIIIRYPQVELYVKSKHLLEVVDLLRDYEGNKQGEIDIEGFKLALSHVDSQTKSLPATAQVAAQQGAYLSSCFNRWEQCKSNPEGPRRFKSSGRHEFRPFRYRHLGQFAPLGGDQAAAELPGDWVSMGRSTQWLWYSVYASKQVSWRTRILVVADWTRRYIFGRDSSRI, from the exons atgggTGCTTTCTCATTTTTGAGCAGAGTTCTGCATACCAAGCCTTCTAACTACTCCAAGCTTCTTATTCTCGTCTCTGTCAG TAGTGGAGGCCTGATTGCGTATGCAGAAGCCCATTCAAACAACGAAACGAAAATTGTGGAACAAAGTCAGCCAGAaccgaagaaaaaaaaagtggtggTGCTTGGAACAGGGTGGGCTAGCATTAGTTTCCTAAAGGATTTGGATGTTTCATCCTATGATGTTCAAGTGGTCTCCCCTCgaaattattttgcatttactCCGTTGTTACCTAGTGTGACATGTGGAACAGTTGAGGCACGAAGCATAGTTGAGCCTATAAGGAACATATTAAAGAAG GGAAATGGAAAAATTCAATTTTGGGAAGCAGAATGCTTGAAGATTGATGCAAAGGAAAAGAAAGTACACTGTCGTTCTCATATTGATGAAAATTTAGTCGGGAAAAACGATTTCTCACTAGATTATGACTATCTGATTGTAGCAGTTGGAGCAAGAGTGAACACTTTTAACACCCCTGGTGTCTTGGAGTATTGCCACTTTCTGAAG GAAGTAGAAGATGCTCAAAGGATTCGCCGAGCTGTAATTGATTGTTTTGAAAAGGCAGTCCTTCCAGGGTTAAGTGACGAAGAGCGGAGAACCAACCTCCATTTTGTCATCGTAGGGGGCGGGCCAACTGGAATAGAATTTGCTGCAGAGTTGCATGACTTTGTTCATGAAGATTTAGTGAGAATTTACCCAGGAGTGAAAGATCTAGCGAAAATAACTATTATCCAATCTGGAGATCATATTTTAAACAC GTTTGATGAAAGAATTAGTACTTTTGCTGAGCGGAAATTTCAAAGAGATGGAATCGAGGTTTTGACAGGATGCCGAGTGGTTAGTGTTTCTGATAAGTTCATTAACATGAAAGTTAAAGCCACTGCAGAAAACGTTAAAGTGCCACATGGAATGGTTGTGTGGTCGACTGGGGTTGGTACTCGCCCGGTCGTGACAGACTTTATGGAACAAATTGGTCAG ACCAACAGGCGTGCTCTTGCAACAGATGAATGGTTAAGAGTAAAAGGCTGTGAGGGTGCCTATGCTCTTGGTGATTGTGCAACCGTAGATCAACGCAAAATAATG GAAGATATTACGACCATTTTCAAAGCAGCAGATAAAGATAATTCTGGCACCTTAACTGTTGATGAATTTGAAGACGTTATTGAAGATATCATCATTAGGTACCCCCAAGTTGAACTGTATGTGAAGAGCAAGCATCTGCTCGAAGTGGTAGACTTGCTAAGAGATTACGAGGGAAACAAACAAGGTGAGATAGATATTGAGGGGTTTAAGTTAGCCCTCTCTCATGTAGATTCTCAGACGAAGTCTCTTCCTGCGACTGCTCAG GTTGCTGCACAACAAGGTGCATATCTGTCTAGTTGCTTTAACCGTTGGGAACAGTGTAAAAGTAATCCAGAAGGCCCTCGTCGTTTCAAGAGTTCTGGACGCCATGAATTCCGCCCTTTCAG GTATAGGCATCTCGGGCAATTTGCTCCCTTAGGTGGGGATCAAGCGGCAGCAGAGCTTCCTGGAGACTGGGTTTCCATGGGCCGAAGCACGCAGTGGCTATGGTATTCTGTATATGCAAG CAAGCAAGTTAGCTGGCGCACGAGAATCCTTGTTGTGGCTGATTGGACAAGAAGATATATCTTTGGAAGGGATTCGAGCCGTATTTGA
- the LOC115996418 gene encoding malonyl-coenzyme A:anthocyanin 3-O-glucoside-6''-O-malonyltransferase-like: MASPMTNVLENFEISPPIASVQATTLPLTFLDIPWLLFSPTQPLFFYDFPHSNSHFRDSILPGLKTSLSLALQYYFPLAGNLVTPPRPARPYLSCSGGDFVVLTVAESAGDFQRLSGHHQRDAVDFRRLVPEFPAAAHSSPLLAVQITLFAQNGISIGFSLRNVASDERTFDQFLKTWAAIFKVGIELHKPVLSKSVPIYDRSVIQDSGGVYPILLEEWWRFRDSHSLTGPGPDDPMVRATFTMGRPEMEMIKSWILIRSKKLFGSTHLLLSPYVLTCAYLWVCLMKTTGSNNHKPIQPTELRYFGFIAGGLTRLDYPVPRSYVGNCVAFGRATARQNELTGENGVVFAAKAIGDTIKKLDEDVLGGAENWISDWSVFSGPGPHVMVTGSPKVDLYGLDFGWGRPKKIEEISIDKTHAVSLCESRDIIGGIEIGLSLPKPKMDAFASLFDEGLKSLL; this comes from the coding sequence ATGGCTTCTCCGATGACAAATGTTCTCGAAAATTTCGAGATTTCACCTCCAATTGCCTCAGTTCAGGCCACCACTCTGCCACTCACATTTCTTGATATTCCGTGGCTGCTTTTCTCTCCCACCCAGCCTCTCTTCTTCTACGATTTCCCCCACTCTAACTCGCATTTCAGAGACTCCATTCTTCCCGGCTTGAAAACCTCCCTCTCCCTCGCCCTGCAGTATTATTTCCCCCTCGCCGGAAACCTCGTTACGCCGCCCAGGCCGGCCAGGCCTTACCTCTCCTGCAGCGGCGGGGATTTTGTTGTGTTGACCGTTGCCGAGTCGGCCGGTGACTTCCAACGCCTCTCCGGCCACCACCAGAGGGATGCCGTAGATTTCCGCCGCCTTGTCCCGGAGTTTCCGGCGGCGGCTCATTCCTCGCCGCTCTTGGCTGTTCAGATTACACTTTTTGCCCAAAATGGGATTTCGATTGGGTTCTCGTTGCGCAACGTGGCGTCCGATGAGAGGACGTTCGACCAATTCTTGAAAACTTGGGCGGCCATTTTCAAGGTGGGAATAGAGCTCCACAAGCCGGTCCTGAGCAAGAGCGTGCCCATCTATGACAGGTCGGTAATTCAAGACTCCGGCGGGGTTTATCCTATCCTCCTGGAAGAATGGTGGCGTTTCAGAGATTCACACTCTTTGACCGGGCCGGGCCCGGACGACCCGATGGTTCGGGCCACGTTTACAATGGGTCGCCCGGAAATGGAGATGATCAAATCATGGATCCTGATCCGGTCCAAGAAACTGTTCGGGTCAACCCACTTGCTCCTCTCACCTTACGTTCTAACCTGTGCATATTTATGGGTCTGTTTGATGAAAACAACCGGGTCAAATAACCACAAACCCATTCAACCCACGGAGCTCCGTTACTTCGGATTCATAGCCGGTGGGCTAACCCGACTGGATTACCCGGTACCAAGGAGTTACGTCGGCAACTGCGTCGCATTCGGCCGAGCAACGGCGAGGCAAAACGAGCTGACCGGAGAAAACGGAGTCGTGTTCGCCGCAAAAGCAATAGGGGACACAATCAAGAAACTGGACGAGGATGTTTTGGGCGGGGCGGAAAATTGGATATCGGATTGGAGCGTGTTCTCCGGGCCGGGCCCCCACGTAATGGTGACCGGGTCCCCAAAAGTGGACCTATACGGGCTTGACTTCGGGTGGGGCAGACCCAAGAAGATAGAAGAAATCTCAATTGATAAAACACATGCAGTGTCCCTGTGTGAAAGCAGAGACATTATCGGTGGCATCGAGATTGGGTTGAGTCTCCCAAAGCCTAAAATGGATGCTTTTGCTTCTCTCTTCGATGAAGGTCTCAAAAGTTTATTGTGA
- the LOC115996967 gene encoding homeobox-leucine zipper protein HOX15-like, with product MHITIAKTCTHIMLFILPAMAEDDQKLDLRLGLGHCTLPKEDNNSPKKTSGFGVSLDLSLPSHSNDQSGDIIESSKTYEVEGMESQNSYSTKSHTGLMRKKLRLNKEQSALLEECFKHHTTLTMGRKHELATKLNLRPRQVEVWFQNRRARTKLKQTEVDCNLLKKYCESLNYEYCRLKRELHELRSSLKVDRPPPFSDQLPKAKTTATCPSCEKTIGLSGAGSDHKDETELVDTVLELKTDP from the exons ATGCACATCACCATTGCTAAAACCTGCACCCATATAATGCTCTTCATCCTTCCAGCCATGGCAGAAGATGACCAAAAGCTTGATCTCAGGCTGGGATTGGGTCACTGCACTCTGCCAAAGGAGGATAATAACTCACCAAAGAAAACAAGTGGTTTTGGTGTTTCTTTGGATCTCTCCCTTCCATCACACTCAAATGACCAGAGTGGTGACATTATTGAGAGCTCCAAAACCTATGAGGTTGAGGGAATGGAATCCCAGAATTCTTACAGCACCAAAAGCCATACTGGGCTTATGAGGAAGAAGTTGAGGTTAAATAAAGAACAGTCAGCATTGCTTGAAGAATGTTTCAAACACCATACCACCCTTACCATG GGTCGAAAACATGAACTTGCAACAAAGTTGAATCTCAGGCCAAGACAAGTGGAAGTTTGGTTTCAGAACAGGAGAGCAAG GACTAAACTGAAGCAAACTGAGGTGGATTGCAACCTCTTGAAGAAGTACTGCGAGAGTCTGAATTACGAATACTGCCGGCTGAAAAGAGAGTTGCATGAGCTACGATCGTCGTTAAAAGTCGACCGGCCGCCGCCATTTTCCGATCAGCTTCCTAAGGCTAAGACTACTGCGACTTGTCCATCGTGTGAAAAGACGATCGGACTCTCAGGTGCCGGCAGCGACCACAAGGATGAAACTGAATTGGTGGATACAGTTTTGGAACTTAAAACTGATCCATAA
- the LOC115996467 gene encoding uncharacterized protein LOC115996467: MSVLQYPQGINPSDLQVWNNAAFDHGESEDLERSWPPLEPLSLKNSESFESVSGKENQIPLLENPAVCADSPRPVFKPIQPENSSGVVNLKPGLVSKNETLGEEIRDEKKIDKEIEEVEMEITRLSSRLKALRMEKAEKCVKNVEKRGRVVTAKFMEPKQSLSVSAKSKAQRRGLSLGPSEISAGIRRGLSMGPSEIFSASKSPQLCKQGMITPIQSIQNRRKSCLWKLQEIDEENHRSLSPKSRKTMAKTLPPRQAITTVQSKKTVKKDEVVLSSVQPKKLFRDGEKSVLGATKKPLKQGRIVASRYNQNTTVVSSSMRKRSFPENDKDDGKRCDKKRSLSIGKSGAAQAEIKNVGTETRAKKKWEIPDEIVLHREEAESEKSPGSSTSVVPDMLPRIRIARCVKESPRDSGPAKRVAELVGKKSFFSKDEEDVVEPAVCQALSFADEDEEEEEALSSANEDA; encoded by the coding sequence ATGAGTGTTTTGCAGTACCCACAAGGGATAAACCCCTCAGATCTTCAGGTTTGGAACAATGCAGCGTTCGATCATGGAGAATCCGAGGATCTGGAGCGTTCTTGGCCTCCTCTGGAACCCCTTTCGCTGAAGAACTCAGAATCGTTTGAATCTGTGTCGGGCAAGGAGAATCAGATCCCTCTTCTTGAAAATCCGGCTGTTTGTGCCGACTCTCCGAGACCTGTCTTCAAGCCAATTCAGCCGGAAAATTCTTCCGGCGTTGTGAATCTGAAACCGGGTTTGGTTTCCAAGAACGAGACTTTAGGAGAGGAGATTCGGGATGAGAAGAAGATTGACAAGGAAATTGAGGAGGTTGAGATGGAGATCACCCGGTTATCTTCAAGATTGAAGGCTCTGAGAATGGAAAAGGCTGAGAAGTGCGTGAAAAATGTGGAAAAGAGAGGAAGGGTTGTGACGGCGAAGTTTATGGAGCCCAAACAGAGTTTATCAGTGAGCGCGAAATCGAAAGCTCAGAGAAGAGGGCTTAGTTTGGGGCCGTCGGAGATATCCGCCGGAATAAGGAGAGGTTTAAGTATGGGGCCGTCGGAGATCTTTTCTGCATCCAAGTCGCCGCAATTGTGCAAGCAAGGGATGATTACTCCGATTCAATCCATACAGAACCGGCGAAAATCGTGTCTTTGGAAGCTCCAAGAAATTGATGAGGAGAATCATAGAAGTCTGAGTCCCAAATCCAGAAAGACCATGGCGAAAACCCTTCCTCCTAGGCAGGCAATTACCACAGTTCAATCCAAGAAAACTGTGAAGAAAGATGAAGTGGTTCTTAGCTCAGTTCAGCCCAAGAAATTATTCAGAGATGGTGAAAAGTCTGTTCTTGGTGCCACCAAGAAGCCACTAAAGCAAGGGAGGATCGTGGCGAGCCGATATAATCAGAACACCACAGTTGTGTCCTCATCAATGAGAAAGAGGTCTTTCCCAGAAAATGACAAGGATGATGGTAAGAGATGTGACAAGAAACGATCACTATCGATTGGCAAATCGGGTGCAGCTCAAGCAGAGATAAAGAATGTGGGGACTGAAACCCGGGCGAAAAAGAAATGGGAAATACCAGATGAGATTGTGTTGCACAGAGAGGAGGCAGAGTCTGAGAAATCCCCAGGGAGCAGCACTTCTGTGGTGCCTGATATGCTTCCGAGAATCAGGATCGCTCGATGTGTGAAAGAGAGTCCTAGGGATTCTGGACCTGCAAAAAGGGTGGCTGAATTGGTAGgaaagaaatcatttttcagcAAGGATGAAGAAGATGTTGTGGAGCCAGCAGTGTGTCAAGCTTTGAGTTTTgcagatgaagatgaagaagaagaagaagctttgAGTTCTGCAAATGAAGATGCTTAA
- the LOC115997046 gene encoding putative pentatricopeptide repeat-containing protein At1g03510, with the protein MMGSYSSNYLRLLSYTKLLTSHVNEARHEKALSLFRHIRATLPLDPFVFPLVLKSCAALRRPFLGAALHAHLHKVNFISNPFVACALVDMYGKCVSIAHAHQLFDEVPVRNIVVWNSMISLYTHAGNMPAALELLRVMDILPNESTFNCIIAGLLDTEDGFSKAIVIYRKMQRMALKPTLITVLALLRASVGIAALNLTKEIHGFSIRNDIDPHPQLRSGLVEAYGRCGCLGNARTVFWSMREKDVVAWSSLISAYALHGEARIALEIFDQMEMANIKPDGITFLVVLKACSHAGLADEARMHFSRMQDRYGVEATSDHYACLVDVLSRAGKLYEAYDVIKQMPVKVTAKAWGALLTACRTYGEVELAEVAAKALFEIESDNPANFVALARIYASKGRYEETQKLRREMKERGVRTAPGSSWVVHQDSV; encoded by the coding sequence ATGATGGGCTCCTACTCTTCCAACTACTTGCGTTTACTTTCTTACACAAAGCTTCTGACTTCTCATGTGAATGAAGCCCGCCACGAGAAGGCACTTTCACTCTTCCGCCATATCCGTGCCACCCTTCCCCTTGACCCTTTCGTCTTTCCGCTAGTCCTCAAGTCATGCGCCGCCCTCCGCCGCCCCTTCCTTGGCGCTGCCCTTCATGCCCATCTGCACAAAGTGAATTTCATATCCAACCCGTTCGTAGCGTGTGCGCTTGTGGACATGTACGGGAAATGCGTCTCGATTGCCCATGCCCACCAACTGTTTGATGAGGTTCCCGTGAGAAATATAGTTGTTTGGAACTCGATGATTTCGCTTTACACCCATGCTGGGAATATGCCAGCTGCGTTGGAGTTGCTCCGTGTTATGGATATTTTGCCAAATGAGTCCACTTTCAACTGCATTATAGCTGGGCTTTTGGACACGGAGGATGGGTTTTCTAAGGCCATAGTTATTTATAGAAAGATGCAGAGGATGGCTCTGAAACCGACTTTGATTACAGTTCTTGCATTATTACGTGCTTCTGTGGGAATAGCGGCATTGAATTTGACCAAAGAAATTCATGGTTTTTCAATAAGGAATGACATTGATCCACACCCGCAATTGAGGAGTGGACTAGTGGAGGCCTATGGTAGGTGTGGTTGCCTTGGCAATGCGCGTACTGTGTTTTGGAGTATGAGAGAAAAGGATGTAGTTGCATGGAGCAGCTTGATTTCAGCTTATGCACTACATGGAGAGGCGAGAATTGCACTCGAAATTTTTGATCAAATGGAAATGGCAAACATAAAGCCAGATGGGATCACTTTTCTTGTGGTGTTGAAAGCTTGTAGCCACGCAGGTTTAGCTGACGAAGCAAGAATGCATTTTTCTCGCATGCAAGATCGTTATGGTGTGGAAGCAACTAGTGATCATTACGCTTGCTTAGTGGATGTCTTGAGTAGGGCAGGCAAATTATACGAGGCATATGATGTTATCAAGCAAATGCCTGTAAAGGTGACTGCAAAAGCTTGGGGAGCACTTCTGACAGCTTGCCGAACATATGGAGAAGTAGAGCTAGCAGAAGTTGCTGCAAAAGCGTTATTTGAAATAGAATCTGACAATCCTGCTAACTTTGTTGCATTAGCAAGAATTTATGCTAGCAAGGGTCGGTACGAGGAAACACAGAAACTAAGACGAGAAATGAAAGAGAGGGGTGTTAGAACAGCTCCTGGTAGCAGTTGGGTTGTACATCAAGATTCAGTATGA